The genomic segment GAAGGCGATTTCCTTGACGTTAAACCGGGCGCAGAGCTCGCGGATATGGTCCTCCACGGCCTTCAAGTCGACAGTATTGCCGGGCGTCGGGATGATGTACCCATCTTCTGCCCATGACAGGTAGTCGACGCCGTGCAACTCTCCACGGCCGCGCAGGTTGTCCTCAGGGCAGAAGAAGAACGGGATTACCTGGTACCCGTTTTCGCCATCGCGCCAGCAAGCCACAACCACCGTCAGGTCTTCATTCTTCGACAGGTCCACGCCGAGGTAGCATGGCTCCTGGACGATCTCCAACTCCTCCGGATCGACCTCTGATGCGCCTTGGTCGTAGACATGCATCTCCACGAACGGTGACGTCGTCTGATCGAGCCATCTATTGAGATTGAATTGCAGGAAACTGTCGCGCTCAAACGGCGAATGTTCGGCCTTGCGCGCTTTGTCGCGGAAGGCGGAGAGGTCCGGGTAACCGTGCTGCAGACCCGGGTTGACCACATGCCAGAGCGCTTCGTCGCGCCAGTCGTCTTCCGGTTCAGCCATGAAAATGACGGGCAGTGTGGCCGGATCCTCGATCTCGCCCTTCTGCACCTTGATCGCGTACTCCACCTGTTGCCAGGCAAGATTCTCCTGGCCCCGACCGGAGGTGGAGGCAATGATCATCAGGGTTCCGGGCACCTTCACCAGGGCACTGTCGAGTGCCTCCCATTGGCGCAAGCCCGCGCGACCTTCCCATGCGTGCAGTTCGTCAGCGATCACAACATTGGGCGTCTTGCCATGCTGCACCTTCCCGTCCGATGCCACGGCAACATACTTCGTCTGTCGCTTGCGGCAAAATATCTTGGATTGATATTCCCGCAGACTCAGGTGTTTCGCGAGCCGCTTGTCGAAGTGGATAAGCATCGCGGCTTCGTTATAGAGTTCCATGGCCTGTTCATGCGCCGACGCGGCCGAGACCATCAGTCCGCCAGGTTCGCTTTCCGGCCCGATCAGGTGCAACAGCGTTATGGCGGCCGCCAACGAGGTCTTGCGATTGCCTCGAGGCAATAGGAGGACCACCCGCCGCACCAGGCGCGATCCATCTTCGCTTCTCGGTCCATAAATTCGGCGGATCGTGTTCTCCTGCCAGGGATCGAGCTGGAACGGATGCCCGGCTGCCGGGTTCTTCGGATGTTTCAGCTTCCGAAGCCAGTCGACGGCCAGTTGGCCCCGGCCGAGAGGATCCGGGATCTCCTCCGGGGCATCGATCCACGAGGGCACTAGCATCAGGAGGCCCCCTGCCAGCCGAATAGATCGTCGTCATCGTCATCGTCCGCGATCGTCGGACGCGATCGCGAGACAGGTGTGGCGCCGAGCTCGGAGGCGACAAGGCGCGCCTGCGTCATAGCCTCATTGCGGATCGACACGGCCGGGTTTTTCCGGACCGAGACCAGGAATGAGTTTCCGTCCTTGTCGACCTTGTAGACTTTCTGCACGGCGCCGGTGCGCTGGATCTCGCGATCCATGTCGCGCACCGTGCCGATCGACATGCAATACGTCTCGATCATGCCCACGTCCGCCTCGGTGAGGATCTTGCGCTCGGCCAAGAGTGGCACGATCCGACCCCATTCGGCCTTGGCATCTTCGCTCAGGTAATCTGGGGGCGGCCGATCGCGCAGCGGCTCTCGTTCGACCCTAAGGTGCGGTTTCGTACCTCTCATGGCGTCACCTCCAGACAACGAAACTCCAAGCCCTTCCGGCGGCCGATGCGCGTGATCTCCTCGATATCGTACGCCGCTCCATCGAAACTCACGCGGTCCTCATCGGTCACCCCGTCGAGGTGGCGCGTGCGGAACACGACAGTCGTCTCGCTGGTCTCCCCCGCATTGCGGAGGAATTCCTCGGTCGAGCGCTCCACCAGCTCGGCACGCAAGGTCGCAACCTTCGCCCAGGTCGAGGATGGCGTGCCGGCATCGTTCACCGTCACGCTGGCGCGCTGGATCTCGATCACGTGCACCAGCTTGCCGGATCTCATGGCGCCGCCTCTTCAACCAGGCAGTCGATGGTCATCACGCCGTGCGAGCTTTCCCCGTCCGGATCCGACAGCGCGCGCATGTTCGAAACGCGCCAATCGATGCAATGATAACCGGCACCGAGGTCAAGACGGCCTGAGCGAATCGCGGCGCGGATCGCCGCCATGATCTCTTTCACCCCCTCCCGCGAGGGCTCTGTCTTCCAGACGTGCAAGCTGTGATAGACCCGACTACGGGTGCGCGCGATGCTTTGGCCCTCGTCGACCACTTGCGCATCGCCGATGACAATGCCAGGCCGTGGCGCCGGCCGGGCGTTCCGGTCGAGGATAGAGCTTGCAGGCACGAGGTCCGTGACCGCTGGCGTGGCCACGAGACGCGCCCGGATGGCTTTCTGTACCGCGAGGTCAACGCTCATTTCGCCTCCCTGATGGCCTTGGCGAGCGCGCGCTTGATGCGCCGTTCCGCCCGCGGCTTTGCCAGGCGAAAGCCCGGCCAGAAGAACGGCTGCGCCGGGTGATACTTGGTGCCGTACTCCTGCAGGTGCGGGTAGCGCACATCGGCGTTGCCAGCCGTGATGGCCACTTGATTCTCCGGCACAACGTGCGATCCGCCCGGTTGCGAGTAAGGCGGCGTGGCATGTCCAGCGAGGGTCACCGCGATGGAACCGATCAGATCGCCTTCATCCTCTGGCGCCAGGCTCTCCATCGCCTCGGCAATCTCGTAACCACCCTGAGCGAGTGCAGGCTCGGCACCGGCCTTGCCGGCCTGGATCATGGCCCGAATGCGCCTCTGGAACTTGGACAGGCCACCGTCATCCGCCATCAGAAGGTAAACTCCCGATACGCGGTCACCAGCTCTTGCACGCCATATGGAACCTCGGCGACGATCGTGCCGGTCAGGGCCGTCTCCCGTTGTTCGTACCACCATGCCGCAAGCTGCAGCACAGCCTCGATCAGGCCCGGCGGGATCGGTTCCTGGTCTTCACCGCCGAAGCATTCCTCGATCTGGAACCCCAGCATGCGCTCGATGTGGTTGTGAGCCGCGTCGAGCTTCTGCTGCAGAAGGCCATCATCCTCCGCACCGATATCATCGGTGAAGGAAAGTTGGGCCTTCAGGTCATCGAGCTCCGCGATCGCCATCGCCCCACCTTACGCCTCGGCTGCGTCAACGCGCACGACGTTGGAATTCACCCAGAGTGACAGGTTAAGCTTCATCACTGAATTCGCTGTGTCGTAAGCCTCGCTTGCACTGGCCACCTTCGCGATGAAGTATCTTTCGGATGGAGTGCCTCCCTCGGGCGCATCGTTGAACTCCACCTTGAAGGCGTAGTCGTGGATCTCCTTTTCCGCGGCGATGGCGGCGGTCTGACCCGCATCCGAGTAGTCGAGACCGCAAACGAGTTCCATTGGCGGCGAGGCGCGCGAACCCTTGAGCCGCTTCGTCCGGGCCTCGCCGATCGCGGAGAAGGTGATTTCCTCGGCGGCGTCGCCCAGTGAGCCAAGGGCTTCAAGCTCCTTGATCTGTACCCAGGTCTCCGAACTGAAGTCGGATTCCACAAAGTCATCAGATTGCTGGGCCATAACGCCACCGATAAACACCTTGGCCCCGGCGGTTGCATAGATGGTCATTTCAAGTTCCTCGCGGTGTTGCGGCGCTCTTCTCGTTGCTTTGCGCCTGAATGACAGTGGGTGCATAGGGGTTGCCAATTGGCTTGATCCCAGAACAGCGTCTGGTCACCCCTGTGCGGTGTGATGTGATCCACCACGGTGGCCTCCGCCCCGCAGCGGGCGCAGCGCGGCTTGCGCCTGAGAAACGCCTTGCGGGCTTTCTCCCAGGCGCCCGTGTAGCCGCGCTGGCTGGAATTCGGCCTGGTCTTGTCGAACCGGGCTTTTCGTTCCGCGTCCACCTTGCGCTGGCATGGGCACCGCGCCCCGTTCGCGACGCGACGTCCGCAGCCACACAGCCGCGCGGGCTTTGTCGGCATATCTCAGATCCCACCATAAAACGTTCCCCCAGAGATCGCGGTCGGTCGCCGGCCGAAATCAAAGTGGGAGATCGCGAGGAGAATCGCTTGGCTGCGAGCCACGTCTGTGGCCGGCCTGAAGGTAGCTGCGTATACATCCAAGGTTCATTCTCCGGATTTGGTTTCCAGGGGCGGCGCAATGCCGCCCCCAGCCGGTCTTGCTGCCCTTGACCATTAGCCGAATGGAACGCGGGACGAGGCAGGAGGGCAGCTTGCCGTTTTTGGGCTGACCGGATCACCCTCGTAGAGGAGACGCCCCGCGAATTCACTGTCAGGTCACCGGCGCATCGGCGGGGTGGCCCTTCACGATTGTCACCCCGACGGCAATCGAGGTGCCGCTGTTCTTGGTGAGGACCGTGCGGATGTACCGCCGATAACCGATGTACCCGACCTTGACCGTAGCGTTGGCTTCG from the Roseovarius indicus genome contains:
- a CDS encoding terminase large subunit, which translates into the protein MLVPSWIDAPEEIPDPLGRGQLAVDWLRKLKHPKNPAAGHPFQLDPWQENTIRRIYGPRSEDGSRLVRRVVLLLPRGNRKTSLAAAITLLHLIGPESEPGGLMVSAASAHEQAMELYNEAAMLIHFDKRLAKHLSLREYQSKIFCRKRQTKYVAVASDGKVQHGKTPNVVIADELHAWEGRAGLRQWEALDSALVKVPGTLMIIASTSGRGQENLAWQQVEYAIKVQKGEIEDPATLPVIFMAEPEDDWRDEALWHVVNPGLQHGYPDLSAFRDKARKAEHSPFERDSFLQFNLNRWLDQTTSPFVEMHVYDQGASEVDPEELEIVQEPCYLGVDLSKNEDLTVVVACWRDGENGYQVIPFFFCPEDNLRGRGELHGVDYLSWAEDGYIIPTPGNTVDLKAVEDHIRELCARFNVKEIAFDPTYGRHMMSSLNEDGLPVVEFRQGWVTMAPAVKELERAILSGNFRHGGHPVLRWNFGNIQLHIDAAGNRSFHKGKSGNKIDGAVAAAMAVARCAADEEGFVTSASWFSDDMWMA
- a CDS encoding phage terminase small subunit P27 family, giving the protein MRGTKPHLRVEREPLRDRPPPDYLSEDAKAEWGRIVPLLAERKILTEADVGMIETYCMSIGTVRDMDREIQRTGAVQKVYKVDKDGNSFLVSVRKNPAVSIRNEAMTQARLVASELGATPVSRSRPTIADDDDDDDLFGWQGAS
- a CDS encoding phage head closure protein, whose protein sequence is MRSGKLVHVIEIQRASVTVNDAGTPSSTWAKVATLRAELVERSTEEFLRNAGETSETTVVFRTRHLDGVTDEDRVSFDGAAYDIEEITRIGRRKGLEFRCLEVTP
- a CDS encoding DUF3168 domain-containing protein, which gives rise to MSVDLAVQKAIRARLVATPAVTDLVPASSILDRNARPAPRPGIVIGDAQVVDEGQSIARTRSRVYHSLHVWKTEPSREGVKEIMAAIRAAIRSGRLDLGAGYHCIDWRVSNMRALSDPDGESSHGVMTIDCLVEEAAP
- a CDS encoding HK97-gp10 family putative phage morphogenesis protein, producing the protein MADDGGLSKFQRRIRAMIQAGKAGAEPALAQGGYEIAEAMESLAPEDEGDLIGSIAVTLAGHATPPYSQPGGSHVVPENQVAITAGNADVRYPHLQEYGTKYHPAQPFFWPGFRLAKPRAERRIKRALAKAIREAK
- a CDS encoding head-tail connector protein; its protein translation is MAIAELDDLKAQLSFTDDIGAEDDGLLQQKLDAAHNHIERMLGFQIEECFGGEDQEPIPPGLIEAVLQLAAWWYEQRETALTGTIVAEVPYGVQELVTAYREFTF
- a CDS encoding HNH endonuclease signature motif containing protein; its protein translation is MPTKPARLCGCGRRVANGARCPCQRKVDAERKARFDKTRPNSSQRGYTGAWEKARKAFLRRKPRCARCGAEATVVDHITPHRGDQTLFWDQANWQPLCTHCHSGAKQREERRNTARNLK